A region of Allocoleopsis franciscana PCC 7113 DNA encodes the following proteins:
- a CDS encoding serine hydrolase — protein MCTKGIPIVQAAELRLAQVQPSTQPMTPKAAIERLFTSKQIQTDWFTPSFLSQIPVSPQQVIESLKTALGAYQGVQEIGEDYLIIFDRGSVPTKIVLDASGRITGLLFEAPRAKLSSLNEAIAQFKTLPGKVSLLVLEDNKERAALNATTSLAVGSAFKLAVLEALKGQIASGKRSWSDVVELQPNWKSLPSGILQNWPDGSRLTVETLAALMISQSDNTATDSLIYWVGKEAIEAVTSRNRPFLTTRELFLLKTDQNEALLQRYRAGDEAQRRTVLNEVNQLPPPELTAIGSSPKALDVEWFFTAQELCSLIEKVADLPLMSINPGVARAKDWQRLAFKGGSEPGVLNLTTWLLGKTGKRYCVAATWNNDESLDEVRFMSLYNGLLETLK, from the coding sequence GTGTGTACTAAAGGCATTCCGATAGTGCAAGCAGCAGAATTACGATTGGCTCAAGTTCAGCCCTCAACTCAACCCATGACACCTAAAGCTGCGATCGAGCGATTATTTACTAGCAAACAGATTCAAACGGATTGGTTTACTCCCTCATTTTTATCTCAAATTCCTGTTTCTCCCCAACAGGTGATCGAGAGCCTCAAAACTGCGTTGGGAGCTTATCAAGGTGTGCAAGAAATCGGCGAAGATTACCTGATTATCTTTGATCGCGGCTCTGTTCCCACGAAGATTGTTCTCGATGCTAGCGGTCGGATTACTGGGCTGCTTTTCGAGGCTCCTCGTGCTAAACTCAGCAGTCTCAATGAGGCGATCGCACAGTTCAAAACGCTACCCGGCAAGGTGAGCCTGCTTGTTCTAGAGGACAATAAAGAACGAGCCGCTTTGAATGCCACAACATCCCTAGCCGTTGGTTCAGCCTTCAAACTGGCCGTTCTAGAGGCTCTCAAAGGACAGATTGCTTCTGGTAAGCGATCCTGGTCTGATGTAGTTGAACTTCAACCCAATTGGAAGAGCCTACCCTCTGGGATTTTGCAGAACTGGCCCGATGGTTCACGGCTGACAGTAGAAACGTTAGCCGCATTGATGATTTCCCAGAGCGATAACACAGCCACAGATAGCCTTATTTACTGGGTAGGTAAAGAGGCAATTGAAGCGGTTACATCGCGCAATCGCCCATTTCTAACGACTCGTGAGTTATTCTTGCTCAAAACTGACCAGAACGAAGCTTTGCTTCAGCGTTACCGTGCTGGTGATGAAGCACAGCGTAGAACTGTGTTAAATGAGGTAAATCAGCTTCCTCCACCAGAGTTAACGGCTATTGGGTCAAGCCCAAAAGCTCTCGATGTAGAATGGTTTTTTACGGCTCAAGAACTATGCAGTCTGATTGAGAAAGTGGCTGACTTACCACTGATGAGTATTAATCCTGGTGTTGCCAGAGCAAAAGATTGGCAACGTTTAGCCTTTAAGGGAGGTTCTGAGCCTGGAGTTTTGAACTTGACAACTTGGCTTTTAGGGAAGACTGGAAAACGCTATTGTGTTGCCGCTACTTGGAATAACGACGAGTCTTTGGATGAGGTGCGTTTTATGAGTTTGTATAATGGTTTACTTGAGACTTTAAAGTAG
- a CDS encoding 2Fe-2S iron-sulfur cluster-binding protein, with product MTVSIQFLPDNVIVDAEVGEPMLQVAERAGVFIPTGCLMGTCHACEVELNDGEAICACITAVPPGRKELTINLYVDPNW from the coding sequence ATGACTGTTAGCATTCAATTTTTACCCGATAACGTGATAGTTGATGCCGAAGTGGGAGAGCCAATGTTGCAAGTGGCTGAACGCGCTGGTGTGTTTATTCCTACTGGCTGTTTGATGGGAACTTGTCATGCTTGTGAGGTAGAACTCAATGATGGCGAAGCGATTTGTGCCTGCATTACAGCCGTACCACCGGGTCGTAAAGAGTTAACCATTAATCTCTATGTTGACCCAAATTGGTAG
- the cobQ gene encoding cobyric acid synthase CobQ: MKAIMVVGTTSHAGKSLVATALCRILSRRGWRVTPFKGQNMALNAYVTPNGGEIGHAQAVQAWAAGVMPCVEMNPILLKPQGDMTSQVILMGKAVGKVSAADYYEQYFTQGWQAIEESLRRLTNDFDLVVCEGAGSPAEINLKHRDLTNMRVAMHLNAPTLLVVDIDRGGAFAHVVGTLELLEPEERALIKGVVINKFRGQRSLLDSGITWLEERTGIPVVGVIPWMEQIFPAEDSLDLLERNFQKKANSEITIAVIRLPRISNFTDFDPLESEPSVTVKYVLPSQPLGHPDAVILPGTKTTIADLLVLQKTGMAAAIQEYAAAGGTVLGICGGFQMLGKMLADPEGIEGQEGRYQGLSLLPLKTVIAGNKVARQRIVTSNYPQVGLPVTGYEIHQGRSRLVESEEGNTQSSCKPLFDDPGLGIVDINQSVWGSYLHGLFDNGPWRRAWLNFLRQQRGLPSLPTGVANYREQRETMLNLLADTVEENLDLSPFLPSQKAKKEG; this comes from the coding sequence ATGAAAGCCATTATGGTCGTGGGTACAACCTCCCACGCAGGAAAATCTTTAGTTGCCACAGCTTTATGTCGTATTCTCTCGCGGCGCGGCTGGCGTGTCACTCCCTTTAAAGGGCAGAATATGGCGCTGAATGCCTATGTAACGCCGAATGGTGGAGAAATCGGTCATGCACAGGCGGTACAAGCTTGGGCTGCCGGGGTAATGCCTTGTGTGGAAATGAACCCCATCTTACTCAAGCCCCAAGGGGACATGACATCCCAAGTCATTCTCATGGGCAAAGCCGTCGGCAAAGTCAGTGCAGCCGATTACTATGAGCAGTATTTTACTCAAGGTTGGCAGGCGATTGAAGAATCCCTGCGGCGTCTGACGAATGACTTTGATTTAGTGGTATGCGAAGGTGCGGGTAGCCCTGCGGAGATTAATCTTAAGCACCGCGACTTGACGAATATGCGAGTGGCGATGCATTTAAATGCGCCTACCTTGCTGGTGGTGGATATTGATAGAGGTGGAGCTTTTGCTCATGTCGTCGGCACTCTGGAACTGTTGGAACCCGAAGAACGCGCTTTAATTAAGGGTGTGGTGATTAATAAGTTTAGGGGCCAGCGATCGCTTTTGGACTCCGGTATCACTTGGCTGGAAGAACGCACGGGTATTCCCGTCGTGGGTGTGATTCCCTGGATGGAGCAGATATTCCCCGCCGAAGATTCCCTTGATTTGCTAGAACGAAACTTTCAAAAAAAGGCGAATAGCGAAATCACGATTGCCGTGATTCGACTGCCCCGAATTTCCAATTTTACGGATTTTGACCCCCTCGAATCCGAACCCAGCGTCACTGTAAAATATGTCCTGCCATCTCAACCCTTGGGACATCCAGATGCCGTGATTCTCCCAGGTACTAAAACTACCATTGCTGATTTATTAGTCCTACAAAAAACGGGTATGGCAGCAGCTATCCAAGAGTACGCCGCTGCCGGAGGGACAGTGTTAGGAATTTGTGGGGGTTTCCAAATGTTGGGCAAAATGCTCGCTGATCCAGAGGGAATTGAAGGGCAAGAAGGACGTTATCAAGGGTTAAGTTTGTTACCCTTAAAAACAGTGATTGCGGGTAATAAAGTCGCACGTCAGCGGATTGTAACCTCCAATTATCCTCAAGTGGGTTTACCGGTTACAGGTTACGAAATTCATCAAGGGCGATCGCGCTTAGTGGAGTCTGAAGAAGGAAATACACAGTCATCTTGTAAACCTCTATTTGATGACCCTGGTTTAGGCATTGTTGACATTAATCAATCCGTTTGGGGCAGTTACCTGCACGGACTGTTTGATAATGGGCCTTGGCGACGTGCCTGGTTAAATTTTCTGCGACAGCAACGAGGACTCCCCTCGCTTCCTACAGGGGTTGCGAATTACCGCGAACAACGAGAAACGATGTTAAACTTGCTGGCGGATACGGTAGAAGAAAATTTAGATTTAAGCCCGTTTTTACCGTCTCAAAAAGCTAAAAAAGAAGGATGA
- a CDS encoding Npun_F0494 family protein, which translates to MTSLQPLDTQSIQYSASTLKRAERAIRCLPFQLPLLAAMRSQSVSLQAIAGQKGVEHDYTKRPLSELAIDSGLMWLIQVGILRREVDGQGITDSFRLTPLGRHLVEKWENQGGTLPPPSFLDRLYNAVSRWFRLPF; encoded by the coding sequence ATGACTTCACTTCAACCTTTGGATACTCAATCAATTCAATATTCTGCCAGCACGCTCAAACGTGCAGAACGAGCCATTCGGTGTTTACCCTTCCAGTTACCTTTATTGGCAGCGATGCGATCGCAAAGTGTTTCCTTGCAAGCGATTGCAGGACAAAAAGGTGTTGAACACGATTACACAAAACGCCCCCTGTCGGAATTGGCGATCGACAGTGGGTTAATGTGGTTAATTCAAGTCGGTATTTTACGCCGTGAAGTCGATGGACAGGGCATTACGGATAGTTTTCGTTTAACACCTTTAGGGCGTCATTTGGTTGAAAAATGGGAAAACCAAGGAGGAACCCTCCCTCCCCCGTCCTTTTTAGATCGGCTTTATAATGCGGTGAGTCGATGGTTCAGACTGCCTTTTTAA
- a CDS encoding peroxiredoxin, with product MALQVGMDAPAFTAKDSDGNTISLSDLAGKTVVLYFYPKDDTPGCTKQAQSFRDNYTEYQGKDMVVLGVSRDNEASHKQFQEKYGLPFQLLADTDGTITKAYDVDGGGYAKRVTYIIDSNGKIAHVDEKVNTASHAQDILAAMG from the coding sequence ATGGCTTTACAAGTTGGTATGGATGCTCCGGCCTTTACCGCCAAAGACAGTGATGGCAATACCATTTCTCTGTCCGATTTAGCGGGTAAAACTGTTGTGTTGTATTTTTACCCCAAAGACGACACCCCAGGCTGCACTAAACAAGCACAAAGCTTCCGGGACAACTACACCGAATACCAAGGCAAGGATATGGTTGTACTGGGTGTCAGCCGGGATAATGAAGCCTCCCATAAGCAATTTCAAGAAAAATATGGTCTACCTTTCCAGCTTCTAGCTGATACAGATGGAACCATTACCAAGGCTTACGATGTTGATGGAGGTGGTTATGCCAAGCGCGTTACCTACATCATCGACAGTAATGGCAAAATTGCTCATGTCGATGAGAAAGTCAATACAGCAAGCCACGCCCAAGATATCTTAGCGGCAATGGGCTAA
- a CDS encoding ABC transporter permease, with product MSGTITPSKSEISLQPDLSNQTLISDKPGLGEFIQETLALTKRLFIQLQRRPSTLIAGIVQPLMWLILFGALFQNAPQNLFGEGLSYGKFLGAGVLVFTVFAGALNAGLPVMFDREFGFLNRLLVAPLASRFSIVAANAIYIIALSLIQAAAIIITCAFLGAGFPSPVGLAVITLIVLLLVVGVTALSLGLAFALPGHIELIAVIFVTNLPLLFASTALAPLSFMPGWLQIVASLNPLSYAIEPIRYLYNHSDWSLGSIVMQAPWASISFGGALLVLLVFDAVILVAIQPLLRRRIS from the coding sequence ATGAGCGGAACCATTACTCCTTCTAAATCCGAGATTAGCTTACAACCCGACCTATCCAATCAAACTTTAATTAGCGATAAGCCAGGGTTGGGTGAATTTATCCAAGAAACTTTAGCGCTGACCAAGCGTCTATTCATTCAATTACAGCGGCGTCCTTCTACCTTAATTGCCGGAATTGTTCAGCCTTTAATGTGGCTCATTCTATTTGGAGCATTGTTTCAAAACGCGCCGCAAAACTTATTTGGTGAGGGTCTTTCTTATGGAAAGTTCCTGGGTGCGGGTGTATTGGTATTCACCGTCTTCGCCGGTGCACTGAATGCTGGATTGCCAGTGATGTTTGACCGAGAATTTGGTTTCTTAAATCGCTTACTGGTGGCACCTCTAGCTTCTCGGTTCTCCATTGTTGCCGCCAATGCGATCTATATTATTGCTCTGAGTTTGATTCAAGCGGCGGCAATTATTATTACTTGCGCCTTTTTAGGGGCGGGTTTCCCTAGTCCAGTCGGATTGGCAGTAATTACCCTGATTGTTCTGTTGTTAGTGGTCGGGGTAACAGCGTTGAGTTTGGGATTAGCATTTGCCCTACCCGGACACATTGAATTAATTGCAGTAATTTTTGTCACCAACTTGCCCTTGCTGTTTGCCAGTACCGCGCTTGCCCCTCTATCCTTTATGCCGGGATGGTTGCAAATTGTGGCAAGCCTCAATCCTCTGAGTTATGCAATCGAACCGATTCGTTATCTCTATAACCACAGCGATTGGTCACTTGGTAGTATTGTGATGCAAGCGCCTTGGGCGTCCATTTCCTTTGGGGGAGCGCTGCTCGTGTTGTTAGTTTTTGATGCTGTAATATTAGTGGCAATTCAGCCTTTGCTGCGCCGCCGCATTTCTTAA
- a CDS encoding daunorubicin resistance protein DrrA family ABC transporter ATP-binding protein produces MAAVVLVQNLQKRYGDVEAVKDISFKVEPGELFGLLGPNGSGKTTTIRCLCTLSTPDAGKIEVSGISAIDNPRAARRRLGYVAQEVALDKMLTGRELLQLQAALYHLPGSVSKKRIAEVITLLGLEEYADKKTGTYSGGLKRRLDLAAGLLHQPEVLVLDEPTVGLDIESRYVVWDLLRKLREAGTTVVITSHYLDEIDALADRVAIIDRGIVIAEGTPSQLKDRVGGDRITLRIREFSPIEEAEKAKDMLQTLPFVQEIIINSAQGNSLNLVVKSQSDALMSIQQSLKGVGLPTFGIAQSRPSLDDVYLAATGRTLMDAELAAAGTRDPKVEKKQNMR; encoded by the coding sequence ATGGCTGCCGTTGTTTTAGTCCAAAATCTACAAAAGCGCTACGGCGATGTCGAAGCCGTCAAGGACATCTCCTTTAAAGTAGAACCCGGTGAATTGTTTGGGTTACTTGGCCCCAATGGTTCAGGGAAAACCACCACCATTCGCTGCCTGTGTACCCTGAGTACACCCGACGCGGGTAAAATTGAAGTTTCTGGCATCTCCGCCATTGACAACCCTAGGGCAGCACGACGACGCCTCGGTTATGTCGCTCAGGAAGTCGCCCTTGATAAAATGCTCACGGGACGGGAACTTTTGCAACTCCAAGCGGCACTGTATCACCTCCCCGGTAGTGTGTCTAAAAAGCGGATTGCGGAAGTGATAACGCTGTTGGGTTTAGAGGAATATGCCGATAAAAAGACAGGCACTTACTCTGGAGGACTGAAAAGACGCCTCGATTTAGCAGCGGGTTTATTGCATCAACCGGAAGTTTTGGTGTTAGATGAACCAACCGTCGGGTTAGATATTGAAAGCCGCTATGTGGTTTGGGATTTATTGCGGAAACTGCGGGAAGCGGGAACCACGGTTGTCATTACCAGCCACTATTTAGATGAAATTGACGCCTTGGCAGATCGAGTCGCCATTATCGATCGCGGTATTGTGATTGCCGAGGGAACCCCTTCCCAGTTGAAAGATCGAGTCGGAGGCGATCGCATTACCCTGCGTATTCGCGAGTTCTCCCCGATTGAAGAAGCCGAAAAAGCCAAAGATATGCTGCAAACTCTACCCTTTGTGCAAGAGATTATTATCAACAGTGCTCAGGGTAACTCCCTCAACTTGGTCGTCAAATCTCAAAGTGATGCTTTAATGAGCATTCAGCAATCCTTGAAGGGCGTGGGTTTACCCACATTTGGCATTGCTCAATCCCGACCCAGTTTAGATGATGTTTACCTGGCTGCCACGGGTAGAACCTTAATGGATGCAGAACTCGCCGCTGCCGGGACACGCGACCCCAAAGTGGAGAAAAAACAAAATATGCGGTAG
- a CDS encoding deoxycytidylate deaminase: MTEESFQRPTWNEYFLMLAKLAATRSTCLAFPVGAVIVKNKQILATGYNGSPAGSAHCTEQGYCYPGLSSCDASKTLPSRAVHAEANAIAQAAKHGISTEGASIYVTLEPCLSCLKLVISAGIREVFYETPFNSGESLLVRDSFIKESLVDLKQIHLSEETANRAASFLSNSLSGIRSTPTP, encoded by the coding sequence ATGACAGAAGAATCATTTCAAAGACCAACATGGAATGAATACTTTCTCATGTTGGCAAAGCTAGCAGCAACTCGCTCAACCTGCCTAGCTTTCCCTGTAGGTGCAGTAATTGTTAAAAATAAGCAGATTTTGGCAACTGGTTACAACGGTTCACCTGCTGGCTCAGCTCATTGTACGGAACAAGGATACTGTTACCCTGGCTTAAGCAGTTGTGACGCTAGCAAAACCCTACCATCCCGTGCTGTTCATGCTGAAGCCAATGCGATCGCGCAAGCTGCTAAACATGGCATATCTACTGAAGGGGCTAGTATTTATGTCACGTTAGAGCCTTGCCTTTCCTGTTTAAAGCTAGTTATTTCAGCAGGAATTCGTGAAGTTTTTTATGAAACTCCGTTCAACAGTGGAGAAAGCCTACTTGTTAGAGATTCTTTTATCAAGGAAAGTTTAGTTGATTTGAAACAGATTCATTTGTCTGAAGAAACAGCAAACAGAGCAGCTTCTTTTTTATCGAACTCTTTATCGGGGATAAGATCTACTCCCACCCCATGA
- the dut gene encoding dUTP diphosphatase → MELLKELLRQEGKLENKILKVKFLSEKAQLPRYAHQGDSGLDLFSTSETVIQPGESALLPTGISIQLPPETEAQIRPRSGLALKHQVTILNTPGTIDQGYRGEIGVILINHGKLPFRVEVGMKIAQMVITTILSVEIKNVEELDETHRGKGGFGSTGI, encoded by the coding sequence ATAGAACTCCTAAAAGAACTCCTCAGGCAAGAAGGAAAACTAGAGAATAAAATATTAAAAGTTAAGTTTCTCAGTGAAAAAGCCCAACTACCACGATATGCTCATCAAGGTGACAGTGGCTTAGACTTATTTTCAACTTCAGAAACTGTTATTCAACCTGGTGAAAGTGCCTTGCTCCCTACTGGTATTAGTATTCAGTTACCTCCAGAAACAGAGGCTCAGATTAGGCCACGTAGTGGTCTTGCTCTTAAACATCAAGTCACAATACTAAATACTCCTGGGACAATAGATCAAGGCTATCGAGGAGAAATTGGAGTAATTTTGATTAATCACGGTAAATTACCTTTTCGTGTTGAAGTTGGAATGAAAATAGCACAAATGGTTATTACAACAATTTTATCGGTGGAAATAAAAAATGTAGAAGAATTAGATGAAACTCACCGAGGAAAGGGAGGATTCGGCTCAACAGGAATATGA